The proteins below are encoded in one region of Micromonospora sp. DSM 45708:
- a CDS encoding acyl-CoA dehydrogenase family protein, producing MTTTQNNRPESADGVGPLPKEAGQVSEKEARQVAEAAREAAWDRPSFGKELFLGRFRLDLIDPWPRSDPADVARAEEFLGEFGAYLGAEVDGAAIERDARIPDDVFHGLARLGAFGMKIDRRYGGLGLSNLHYCRALMLAGSVSPAIGALLSAHQSIGVPQPLKMFGTPEQKDRFLPRLAAGEVSAFLLTEPDVGSDPARLATTAEPTEDGTGYRLNGVKLWATNGTVATLLVVMARVPATEGRRGGITAFVVEGDSEGITVERRNSFVGLRGLENSLTRFHDVVVPKENVIGGEGKGLKIALTTLNTGRLSLPAMCVGAGKWALNVAREWAADRVQWGRPVGEHEAVAKKLSFIAATTYGMESMLDLSCLLADDDRNDIRIEAALVKLYASEMAWRIADELIQIRGGRGYETADSLGARGERPAAVEQLLRDLRINRIFEGSTEIMHLLIAREAVDAHLSVAGDIIDPDAGLGRKAAAGARAGAFYAKWLPTLAVGKGQAPGAYQEFGPLAGHLRHVERASRKLARSTFYAMSRWQGRMERKQAFLGRVVDIGAELFAMSAVCVRAYAERLEHPENVELADLFCRQARLRVDELFTGLWSNTDSVDVAAAKRIVAGRYASVEAGVVTPPADLPWVARWEPGPSTAEDVRRRIPPAG from the coding sequence GTGACCACGACACAGAACAACCGGCCCGAGTCCGCCGACGGCGTGGGGCCGTTGCCGAAGGAGGCGGGCCAGGTCTCCGAGAAGGAGGCCCGCCAGGTCGCCGAGGCGGCCCGCGAGGCGGCCTGGGACCGGCCCAGTTTCGGCAAGGAACTCTTCCTCGGCCGGTTCCGGCTCGACCTGATCGACCCGTGGCCCCGGTCCGACCCGGCCGACGTGGCCCGCGCGGAGGAGTTCCTCGGCGAGTTCGGGGCGTACCTGGGCGCCGAGGTGGACGGTGCGGCGATCGAGCGCGACGCGCGGATCCCCGACGACGTGTTCCACGGGTTGGCCCGGCTCGGCGCGTTCGGCATGAAGATCGACCGGAGGTACGGCGGGCTCGGGCTCAGCAACCTGCACTACTGCCGCGCGTTGATGCTCGCCGGCTCGGTGAGCCCGGCGATCGGCGCGTTGCTCTCCGCGCACCAGTCGATCGGCGTGCCGCAGCCGCTGAAGATGTTCGGCACGCCCGAGCAGAAGGACCGATTCCTGCCCCGGCTGGCCGCCGGTGAGGTCTCCGCGTTCCTGCTCACCGAGCCGGACGTCGGCTCCGACCCGGCCCGGCTGGCCACCACCGCCGAGCCGACCGAAGACGGCACCGGCTACCGGCTCAACGGGGTGAAGCTCTGGGCCACCAACGGCACGGTCGCCACCCTGCTGGTGGTGATGGCCCGGGTGCCGGCCACCGAGGGACGGCGTGGCGGGATCACCGCCTTCGTGGTGGAGGGCGACAGCGAGGGCATCACGGTGGAGCGCCGCAACTCCTTCGTCGGGCTGCGCGGCCTGGAGAACAGCCTCACCCGGTTCCACGACGTGGTGGTGCCGAAGGAGAACGTGATCGGTGGCGAGGGCAAGGGCCTGAAGATCGCGCTGACCACGCTGAACACCGGCCGCCTCTCACTGCCGGCGATGTGCGTGGGCGCTGGCAAGTGGGCGTTGAACGTGGCCCGGGAATGGGCCGCCGACCGGGTCCAGTGGGGCCGGCCGGTCGGCGAGCACGAGGCGGTGGCGAAGAAGCTGTCGTTCATCGCCGCCACCACGTACGGCATGGAGTCCATGCTGGACCTGTCCTGCCTGCTCGCCGACGACGACCGCAACGACATCCGGATCGAGGCGGCGTTGGTCAAGCTGTACGCCAGCGAGATGGCCTGGCGGATCGCCGACGAGCTGATCCAGATCCGGGGCGGGCGCGGCTACGAGACCGCCGATTCGCTCGGTGCCCGGGGCGAACGGCCGGCCGCGGTCGAGCAACTCCTGCGGGATCTGCGGATCAACCGGATCTTCGAGGGGTCCACCGAGATCATGCACCTGCTGATCGCCCGCGAGGCGGTCGACGCGCACCTCTCGGTGGCCGGCGACATCATCGACCCGGACGCCGGGCTGGGCCGCAAGGCCGCCGCCGGCGCGCGGGCCGGTGCCTTCTACGCGAAGTGGCTGCCCACGCTGGCCGTCGGCAAGGGGCAGGCACCCGGGGCGTACCAGGAGTTCGGGCCGCTGGCCGGGCACCTGCGACACGTCGAGCGGGCCTCCCGCAAGCTGGCCCGGTCGACGTTCTACGCGATGTCACGGTGGCAGGGCCGGATGGAGCGCAAGCAGGCGTTCCTCGGCCGGGTGGTGGACATCGGCGCGGAGCTGTTCGCGATGTCCGCGGTCTGCGTCCGGGCCTACGCCGAGCGGCTCGAACACCCGGAGAACGTCGAGCTGGCCGACCTGTTCTGCCGCCAGGCGCGGCTGCGCGTCGACGAGCTGTTCACCGGCCTCTGGTCGAACACCGACTCGGTCGACGTGGCCGCCGCGAAGCGGATCGTCGCCGGCCGGTACGCCTCCGTGGAGGCCGGCGTGGTCACCCCACCGGCCGACCTGCCGTGGGTGGCCCGGTGGGAGCCCGGCCCGTCCACCGCCGAGGACGTCCGCCGCCGCATCCCGCCGGCCGGCTGA
- a CDS encoding SIS domain-containing protein, whose protein sequence is MTVSAEAFLATVTSTMQRVAAAQRENVAEAADLIAAALRADGVVHAFGTGHSEALAMEIAGRAGGLVPTNRIALRDLVLIGGEPAAVLGPKLEREPAVAHRLYELAPIRPPDVFVLASNSGVNGAMVEFASIVKQRGHGLVAITSAQHSARMTSRHPSGRKLADFADVVLDNGAPYGDATLPLPGGGAVGAVSSITAALLAQQITIEVVARLVAAGERPPVYLSANITGGDEHNAELEARYAGRIRRGS, encoded by the coding sequence ATGACGGTGAGCGCCGAGGCGTTCCTGGCGACGGTGACGTCGACGATGCAGCGGGTGGCCGCCGCGCAGCGGGAAAACGTGGCCGAGGCGGCCGACCTGATCGCGGCGGCGCTGCGTGCCGACGGGGTGGTGCACGCGTTCGGCACCGGGCACTCCGAGGCGCTCGCCATGGAGATCGCCGGCCGCGCCGGCGGGCTGGTGCCCACCAACCGGATCGCGCTGCGCGACCTGGTCCTGATCGGTGGCGAGCCGGCCGCCGTGCTCGGCCCGAAGCTGGAACGCGAGCCGGCGGTGGCGCACCGGCTCTACGAGCTGGCCCCGATCCGGCCGCCGGACGTGTTCGTGCTCGCCTCCAACTCGGGCGTGAACGGGGCGATGGTCGAGTTCGCGTCGATCGTGAAGCAGCGCGGTCACGGCCTGGTGGCGATCACCTCGGCGCAGCACTCGGCGCGGATGACCTCGCGGCACCCGTCCGGCCGCAAGCTGGCCGATTTCGCCGACGTGGTGTTGGACAACGGCGCCCCGTACGGCGACGCCACGCTGCCGCTGCCCGGCGGAGGCGCGGTCGGCGCGGTCTCCTCGATCACCGCCGCGCTGCTGGCCCAGCAGATCACCATCGAGGTGGTGGCGCGGCTGGTGGCCGCGGGGGAGCGTCCGCCGGTCTACCTGTCGGCCAACATCACCGGCGGCGACGAGCACAACGCCGAGCTGGAAGCACGGTACGCAGGGCGGATCCGCCGCGGCTCGTGA
- a CDS encoding alpha/beta fold hydrolase: MQVEARGLTFEVRTGGPGDGDPVLLLHGFPQHAGEWDAVTPALHAAGLRTYALDQRGYSPGARPAAVEAYRIPELVADAAGVLDALGVTGAHLVGHDWGAIVAWGLAAAHPERVRTLTAVSVPHPAAMGHALATDPRQKAKSAYMALFRMPGKAEKVLLALHGAALRRLLRGVGDADTVARYAGPMREPGALTAALNWYRAMSGSDMKAVGPVAVPTTYVWSDRDVAIGRTAAEACAGHVTGDYRFVTLSGVSHWIPDEAPGPLAEAVLARVRGMEEA, encoded by the coding sequence ATGCAGGTCGAGGCGCGAGGTCTGACGTTCGAGGTACGCACCGGCGGCCCCGGGGACGGCGATCCCGTCCTGCTGCTGCACGGTTTCCCGCAGCACGCCGGCGAGTGGGACGCGGTGACGCCCGCGCTGCACGCCGCCGGGCTGCGCACGTACGCGCTCGACCAGCGCGGCTACTCGCCCGGCGCGCGGCCGGCGGCGGTCGAGGCGTACCGCATCCCGGAGCTGGTGGCCGACGCGGCCGGCGTGCTCGACGCGCTCGGGGTGACCGGCGCGCACCTGGTCGGCCACGACTGGGGCGCGATCGTGGCCTGGGGCCTGGCCGCGGCGCACCCGGAGCGGGTGCGGACGCTGACCGCGGTGTCGGTGCCGCACCCGGCCGCGATGGGCCACGCGCTCGCCACCGACCCCCGGCAGAAGGCCAAGTCCGCCTATATGGCGCTGTTCCGGATGCCGGGCAAGGCGGAGAAGGTCCTGCTGGCGCTGCACGGCGCCGCGCTGCGCCGGCTGCTGCGCGGCGTCGGGGACGCGGACACGGTCGCCCGCTACGCCGGGCCGATGCGGGAGCCGGGGGCGCTCACCGCGGCGCTCAACTGGTACCGCGCGATGAGCGGGTCGGACATGAAGGCGGTCGGCCCGGTGGCGGTGCCGACCACGTACGTCTGGAGCGACCGGGACGTCGCGATCGGCCGGACCGCCGCCGAGGCCTGCGCGGGGCACGTCACCGGCGACTACCGGTTCGTGACCCTGTCCGGCGTCAGCCACTGGATCCCCGACGAGGCGCCGGGCCCGCTGGCCGAGGCCGTCCTGGCCCGGGTCCGAGGAATGGAGGAAGCATGA
- a CDS encoding ECF transporter S component has protein sequence MNHTDSNRWRTVDIVVASVIAVAFGVVFWAWGLLWSATDAAFAFFPPAQAVLYGVWLIPAVLAGLIIRKPGAALYCETVAAIVSALLGSQWAGIVILQGLMQGVGAELAFAAFRYRSFKLPVAVLAGALTGLGAAIFDFVYWNKAYELTSYRIPYALITIVSATVVAGVGAHLLTRALANTGVLDRFPAGRNRALV, from the coding sequence GTGAACCACACCGACAGCAACCGCTGGCGTACCGTCGACATCGTCGTCGCCTCGGTCATCGCCGTCGCCTTCGGCGTCGTCTTCTGGGCCTGGGGCCTGCTCTGGAGCGCCACCGACGCGGCGTTCGCGTTCTTCCCGCCGGCCCAGGCGGTGCTCTACGGCGTGTGGCTGATCCCGGCGGTGCTCGCCGGCCTGATCATCCGCAAGCCGGGCGCCGCGCTCTACTGCGAGACGGTCGCCGCGATCGTCTCCGCGCTGCTGGGCAGCCAGTGGGCGGGCATCGTGATCCTTCAGGGCCTGATGCAGGGCGTCGGCGCGGAGTTGGCGTTCGCCGCGTTCCGCTACCGCTCGTTCAAGCTGCCGGTGGCGGTGCTGGCCGGTGCGCTCACCGGCCTGGGCGCGGCGATCTTCGACTTCGTCTACTGGAACAAGGCGTACGAGCTGACCTCCTACCGCATCCCGTACGCGCTGATCACCATCGTCAGCGCCACCGTCGTCGCCGGCGTCGGCGCTCACCTGCTGACCCGCGCGCTGGCCAACACCGGCGTCCTGGACCGCTTCCCCGCCGGCCGGAACCGCGCCCTGGTCTGA
- a CDS encoding energy-coupling factor transporter transmembrane component T family protein has protein sequence MIGLEPVATPGAPLARRNPVAKLAAAMVFTIVLVATLDPVAPAIAIAVELAVLPLFGVRYRVLARRAWPLLAAAVGILVTLVLFAADRSGPVLVEAGPVLVTQGVLVTALGLVLRMLAVALPGIIVFATTDPTDLADALIQNAKAPARFAIGALAAFRLVPLLEQEWRMISMARRARGVDAGRNPVAKLRLFASTAFTLLVGAIRRGTRLAVAMDARGFDAGTPRTVARQQRFTRADALLVLAAAALAAAALTTSIALGTFRPLIG, from the coding sequence GTGATCGGCCTGGAACCGGTGGCGACGCCCGGCGCCCCGCTGGCCCGGCGCAACCCGGTGGCGAAGCTGGCCGCCGCGATGGTGTTCACCATCGTGCTGGTGGCGACGCTGGACCCGGTCGCGCCGGCCATCGCCATCGCGGTCGAGCTGGCCGTGCTGCCGCTGTTCGGGGTCCGCTACCGGGTGCTGGCCCGCCGGGCGTGGCCGCTGCTGGCCGCCGCCGTCGGCATCCTGGTCACGCTGGTGCTCTTCGCCGCCGACCGGTCCGGCCCGGTGCTGGTCGAGGCCGGGCCGGTGCTGGTCACCCAGGGCGTCCTGGTCACCGCGCTCGGGCTGGTGCTGCGCATGCTCGCGGTGGCGCTGCCCGGCATCATCGTGTTCGCCACCACGGACCCGACCGATCTGGCCGACGCGCTGATCCAGAACGCGAAGGCGCCGGCCCGGTTCGCCATCGGCGCGCTGGCCGCGTTCCGGCTGGTGCCGCTCCTCGAACAGGAGTGGCGGATGATCAGCATGGCCCGGCGGGCCCGGGGCGTGGACGCCGGCCGCAACCCGGTGGCCAAGCTGCGGCTCTTCGCGTCCACCGCGTTCACGCTGCTGGTCGGCGCGATCCGGCGCGGCACCCGACTGGCGGTGGCGATGGATGCCCGGGGCTTCGACGCGGGCACCCCGCGTACGGTCGCCCGGCAGCAGCGCTTCACCCGCGCGGACGCCCTGCTCGTGCTCGCCGCCGCCGCACTGGCCGCCGCCGCGCTCACCACGAGCATCGCCCTGGGCACCTTCCGCCCCCTGATCGGCTGA
- a CDS encoding metal ABC transporter permease yields the protein MDLFQYDFMLRALVGALVIGLAAPALGIYLVQRRLALIGDGIGHVALTGVGAGLLLNRSPVLVAVLAATLGAVVIELVRAYGRTSGDLALALLFYGGIAGGVMLVGLSDASSGSLNAYLFGSLTTTSPADVVTIGVLGAVLLVTMLLLRPALFAVCHDEEYARVSGLPVRALNLLIAVGTAVTVTIAMRAVGVLLISALMVVPVATAQQVTRGFRSTMTAAMALGLFAAGTGVWVAATADTAPGASVVLVAIGSFLVVALLAAGVRKLRRGRPASATSAVEPAEHEVLLG from the coding sequence ATGGATCTCTTCCAGTACGACTTCATGCTCCGCGCCCTGGTCGGCGCGCTGGTCATCGGCTTGGCCGCGCCGGCGCTCGGCATCTACCTGGTGCAGCGCCGGCTGGCGCTGATCGGCGACGGCATCGGGCACGTGGCGCTCACCGGCGTCGGCGCCGGGCTGCTGCTCAACCGCTCCCCGGTGCTGGTGGCGGTGCTCGCCGCCACGCTCGGCGCGGTCGTCATCGAGCTGGTCCGCGCGTACGGGCGCACCTCCGGCGACCTCGCGCTGGCGCTGCTGTTCTACGGCGGCATCGCCGGCGGCGTGATGCTGGTCGGGCTCTCCGACGCGAGCAGCGGGTCGCTCAACGCGTACCTGTTCGGGTCCCTGACCACCACGTCGCCGGCGGACGTGGTCACCATCGGCGTGCTCGGCGCGGTGCTGCTGGTGACCATGCTGCTGCTGCGCCCGGCGCTGTTCGCGGTCTGCCACGACGAGGAGTACGCACGCGTCTCCGGCCTGCCGGTGCGGGCGCTGAACCTGCTCATCGCGGTGGGCACCGCGGTGACCGTGACCATCGCCATGCGGGCGGTCGGGGTGCTGCTGATCAGCGCGTTGATGGTGGTGCCGGTGGCCACCGCCCAGCAGGTGACCCGCGGTTTCCGGTCCACCATGACGGCGGCCATGGCGTTGGGCCTGTTCGCCGCCGGGACCGGGGTGTGGGTGGCCGCCACCGCCGACACCGCGCCCGGCGCCTCGGTGGTGCTGGTGGCGATCGGCTCGTTCCTGGTGGTGGCGCTGCTGGCGGCCGGCGTGCGGAAGCTGCGCCGCGGCCGGCCGGCGTCGGCCACGTCCGCGGTCGAGCCGGCCGAGCACGAGGTGCTGCTCGGATGA
- a CDS encoding metal ABC transporter substrate-binding protein translates to MTVRATPRALAAATAALLAVGGLSACSDSDGGGKDPDRVDVVAAFYPLQFLAERIGGDRVAVGNLTKPGAEPHDLELNPRQVGQVVDAELIVYLTGFQPAVDEAVEQNGGDRAFDVAGVTPLLDAAAGGHDHEGEAGHEEKDSGKDPHLWLDPTRLATVGDKLAERLGTVDPDHAADYTARAGALRAELATLDTEYAEGLRTCQRREIVTSHTAFGYLAEHYRLEQIGLTGLTPESEPSPQRLAEVTNEAREHRATTIFFETLVSPKVAETIARTVGARTAVLDPIEGPPAEGDYLSAMRTNLQTLRTALDCS, encoded by the coding sequence ATGACCGTTCGTGCCACCCCCCGCGCCCTGGCCGCCGCCACCGCCGCCCTGCTCGCCGTGGGCGGGCTCAGCGCCTGCTCGGACAGCGACGGCGGTGGCAAGGACCCCGATCGGGTCGACGTGGTGGCCGCGTTCTACCCGCTCCAGTTCCTGGCCGAACGGATCGGCGGCGACCGGGTGGCGGTCGGCAACCTGACCAAGCCCGGCGCGGAGCCGCACGACCTGGAGCTGAACCCCCGCCAGGTCGGCCAGGTGGTCGACGCCGAGCTGATCGTCTACCTGACCGGTTTCCAGCCGGCCGTGGACGAGGCGGTCGAGCAGAACGGCGGGGACCGCGCGTTCGACGTGGCCGGCGTCACCCCGCTGCTCGACGCCGCCGCCGGCGGCCACGACCACGAGGGCGAGGCCGGCCACGAGGAGAAGGACAGCGGCAAGGACCCGCACCTCTGGCTCGACCCGACCCGGCTGGCCACCGTCGGCGACAAGCTCGCCGAGCGCCTCGGCACGGTCGACCCGGACCACGCCGCCGACTACACCGCCCGGGCCGGCGCGCTGCGCGCCGAGCTTGCCACGCTCGACACCGAGTACGCCGAGGGCCTGCGCACCTGCCAGCGCCGGGAGATCGTGACCAGCCACACCGCCTTCGGCTACCTGGCCGAGCACTACCGGCTGGAGCAGATCGGGCTCACCGGCCTCACCCCGGAGTCCGAGCCCTCCCCGCAGCGGCTCGCCGAGGTCACGAACGAGGCCCGCGAGCACCGGGCCACCACGATCTTCTTCGAGACGCTGGTCAGCCCGAAGGTCGCCGAGACGATCGCCCGGACGGTCGGGGCACGGACCGCGGTCCTGGACCCGATCGAGGGCCCACCGGCCGAGGGCGACTACCTCTCCGCGATGCGTACCAACCTCCAGACCCTGCGAACCGCCCTGGACTGCTCATGA
- a CDS encoding metal ABC transporter ATP-binding protein has product MTPPVIDIVHATVGYDGRPVLRDVSLTLTAGEVVAVLGANGSGKSTLVRAALGLVPLGAGSVTLFGTPQRRFRQWHRIGYVPQRLGAGGGVPATVAEVVASGRLARRGVLRPAGRADREAVAEALRAVGLADRAGDPVATLSGGQQQRVLIARALAGGPELLVLDEPTAGVDAASQEAFAGALHAFRDGGGTVLLVAHELGPLRPLISRAVVVHQGGIAHDGAVPEPAGHHADPDHEHVHPHCDEEPAGLWTGI; this is encoded by the coding sequence ATGACCCCACCCGTGATCGACATCGTGCACGCGACCGTCGGCTACGACGGCCGGCCGGTGCTGCGCGACGTCTCGCTGACGCTGACCGCCGGTGAGGTGGTCGCCGTGCTCGGCGCCAACGGCTCCGGCAAGTCGACGCTGGTCCGCGCCGCGCTCGGCCTGGTGCCGCTCGGCGCCGGATCGGTCACCCTGTTCGGCACGCCGCAGCGCCGCTTCCGGCAGTGGCACCGCATCGGGTACGTCCCGCAGCGGCTCGGCGCCGGCGGCGGGGTGCCCGCCACGGTGGCCGAGGTGGTGGCGTCCGGGCGGCTGGCCCGCCGGGGCGTGCTCCGCCCGGCGGGGCGGGCGGACCGGGAGGCGGTGGCGGAGGCGCTGCGCGCGGTCGGGCTCGCCGACCGGGCCGGCGACCCGGTGGCCACGCTCTCCGGCGGCCAGCAGCAACGCGTCCTGATCGCCCGCGCGCTCGCCGGTGGCCCGGAGCTGCTGGTGCTCGACGAGCCGACCGCCGGGGTGGACGCAGCCAGCCAGGAGGCGTTCGCCGGGGCGCTGCACGCGTTCCGCGACGGCGGCGGCACGGTGCTGCTGGTCGCCCACGAGCTGGGGCCGCTGCGCCCGCTGATCAGCCGGGCCGTGGTGGTGCACCAGGGCGGGATCGCCCACGACGGCGCGGTGCCCGAGCCGGCCGGCCACCACGCCGACCCGGACCACGAGCACGTGCACCCGCACTGCGACGAGGAGCCCGCCGGGCTCTGGACAGGCATCTGA
- a CDS encoding MTH1187 family thiamine-binding protein, whose product MLIAFSITPLGVGESVGDPVADAVRVVRESGLPNRTDAMFTTVEGEWDEVMAVVKRAVDTVAAQAPRVSLVLKADLRPGVTDALTAKVAHVEARLAEG is encoded by the coding sequence ATGCTGATCGCATTCTCGATCACCCCGCTCGGCGTGGGTGAGTCAGTGGGCGACCCGGTCGCCGACGCCGTCCGGGTGGTCCGCGAGTCCGGCCTGCCGAACCGGACCGACGCCATGTTCACCACCGTCGAGGGTGAGTGGGACGAGGTGATGGCGGTGGTGAAGCGGGCCGTCGACACCGTCGCGGCACAGGCGCCCCGGGTCAGCCTGGTGCTCAAGGCCGACCTGCGTCCCGGCGTGACCGACGCGTTGACCGCGAAGGTGGCGCACGTCGAGGCGCGTCTCGCCGAGGGCTGA
- a CDS encoding ABC transporter ATP-binding protein: protein MSGVVLRGFGWRHGGRRAWAVREVDLRVESGERVLLLGASGAGKSTLLAALAGLLPEDSGEQEGTVEIDGLDPRKARERVGAVFQDPETQLVMARSGDDVAFGLENRGLPAEEIWPRVDEALRRVGFPYHRDRPTAALSGGEQQRLALAGALALRPGLLLLDEPTANLDPAGAALIRRAVTEAVDADTTLILVEHRVAEALPLVDRVVVLEPGGGVRADGPPGAVFAAHGEALAAAGVWVPGHTAPPRPATAPAGDVLLTADRLGLPPRLAPTDLRVRAGEALAVLGPNGAGKSTLALLLGGLLRPGTGTVTATPELAGRDARTPPYRWRAPALARRIGSVFQDPEHQFVTGTVRDELALGPRRTGQSEAAATATVDALLHRLRLDRLAGANPYTLSGGEARRLSVATALATAPRLLICDEPTFGQDRRTWLELVDLLAELRDAGHGVVAVTHDADFVAALADRTLTLDRPTADPDGVDP, encoded by the coding sequence GTGAGCGGGGTGGTGCTTCGGGGGTTCGGGTGGCGGCACGGGGGGCGCCGGGCCTGGGCGGTGCGCGAGGTGGACCTGCGCGTCGAGAGCGGGGAGCGGGTGCTGCTGCTCGGCGCGTCGGGGGCCGGGAAGAGCACGCTGCTGGCGGCGCTGGCCGGGCTGCTGCCGGAGGACTCCGGCGAGCAGGAGGGCACCGTCGAGATCGACGGGCTGGACCCGCGCAAGGCCCGCGAGCGCGTCGGCGCGGTGTTCCAGGACCCGGAGACCCAGCTCGTGATGGCCCGCTCCGGTGACGACGTCGCGTTCGGGCTGGAGAACCGCGGCCTGCCGGCCGAGGAGATCTGGCCCCGGGTGGACGAGGCGCTGCGCCGGGTCGGCTTCCCCTACCACCGGGACCGCCCGACCGCCGCGCTCAGTGGCGGCGAGCAGCAACGGCTGGCCCTGGCCGGGGCGCTCGCGCTGCGGCCGGGACTGCTGCTGCTCGACGAGCCGACCGCCAACCTCGACCCGGCCGGAGCCGCGCTGATCCGCCGGGCGGTCACGGAGGCGGTCGACGCGGACACCACGCTGATCCTGGTGGAGCACCGGGTCGCCGAGGCGCTGCCGCTCGTCGACCGCGTGGTGGTGCTGGAACCGGGAGGCGGCGTACGCGCCGACGGGCCGCCCGGCGCGGTCTTCGCCGCGCACGGCGAGGCGCTGGCCGCCGCCGGGGTCTGGGTGCCCGGGCACACCGCACCGCCGCGCCCCGCCACCGCGCCGGCCGGAGACGTGCTGCTCACCGCCGACCGGCTCGGCCTACCGCCCCGGCTGGCCCCCACCGACCTCCGGGTACGCGCCGGCGAGGCGCTCGCCGTCCTCGGCCCGAACGGCGCCGGCAAGTCCACGCTGGCGCTGCTCCTCGGCGGCCTGCTGCGCCCCGGCACCGGCACGGTCACCGCGACCCCGGAACTGGCCGGCCGGGACGCGCGTACTCCCCCGTACCGCTGGCGGGCACCGGCGCTGGCCCGCCGGATCGGTTCGGTCTTCCAGGACCCGGAGCACCAGTTCGTCACCGGCACGGTCCGTGACGAACTGGCGCTCGGCCCGCGCCGGACCGGACAGTCCGAGGCGGCGGCGACCGCCACCGTGGACGCGCTGCTGCACCGGCTGCGGCTGGACCGGCTCGCCGGCGCCAACCCGTACACCCTCTCCGGTGGGGAGGCGCGGCGGCTGAGCGTGGCGACCGCCCTGGCCACCGCGCCCCGCCTGCTGATCTGCGACGAGCCCACGTTCGGGCAGGACCGGCGCACCTGGCTGGAGCTGGTCGACCTGCTCGCCGAGCTGCGCGACGCCGGCCACGGCGTGGTCGCGGTGACCCACGACGCGGACTTCGTCGCCGCACTGGCCGATCGGACGCTCACCCTGGACCGCCCGACCGCCGACCCGGACGGGGTGGACCCGTGA
- a CDS encoding DUF6328 family protein, with product MSKESEKQRWQRNFADLLQELRVAQTGVQILFAFLLTLPFSNGFTRTTEFQRDVYILALLTAAASAAMIISPVAFHRALFRQGRKPELVRFAHRMATGGLFFMLIAMVSSVLLVSDFVLDRPIAFLLSALTGIWFLTFWAALPFVRRNWGEDDIDDDDDDPQALTGD from the coding sequence GTGTCCAAGGAATCCGAGAAGCAGCGTTGGCAACGCAACTTCGCCGATCTGTTGCAGGAGCTACGCGTCGCGCAGACCGGCGTGCAGATCCTCTTCGCGTTCTTGCTGACGCTGCCGTTCAGCAACGGGTTCACCCGGACCACCGAGTTCCAGCGTGACGTCTACATCCTGGCGCTGCTGACCGCCGCCGCGTCCGCTGCGATGATCATCTCGCCGGTCGCGTTCCACCGGGCGCTGTTCCGCCAGGGCCGCAAGCCGGAGCTGGTCCGCTTCGCCCACCGAATGGCCACCGGCGGCCTGTTCTTCATGCTGATCGCGATGGTCAGCTCGGTCCTGCTGGTCAGCGACTTCGTGCTGGACCGGCCGATCGCGTTCCTGCTCAGCGCGCTCACCGGCATCTGGTTCCTGACGTTCTGGGCAGCGCTGCCGTTCGTGCGGCGCAACTGGGGTGAGGACGACATCGACGACGATGACGACGATCCACAGGCGCTGACCGGCGACTGA
- a CDS encoding Fur family transcriptional regulator, with protein sequence MTTGTPRTTRQRSAVSALLDEVEGFHSAQDLHAMLRRRGDRIGLTTVYRTLQVLADAGEIDVMRPPGGEHLYRRCSDDGHHHHLVCRGCGRTVEVAGPAVEKWADRISAEHGFTEVSHTLEIFGTCPACAGR encoded by the coding sequence ATGACCACCGGCACCCCGCGTACCACCCGGCAACGCAGCGCGGTGAGCGCGCTGCTGGACGAGGTCGAGGGCTTCCACAGCGCCCAGGACCTGCACGCCATGCTGCGCCGACGGGGCGACCGGATCGGGCTGACCACTGTCTACCGGACGTTGCAGGTGCTCGCCGACGCCGGCGAGATCGACGTGATGCGCCCGCCCGGCGGCGAGCACCTCTACCGACGGTGCAGCGACGACGGGCATCACCACCACCTGGTCTGCCGGGGCTGCGGTCGTACCGTCGAGGTGGCCGGGCCGGCGGTGGAGAAGTGGGCGGACCGCATCTCCGCCGAGCACGGCTTCACCGAGGTCAGCCACACCCTGGAGATCTTCGGCACCTGCCCGGCCTGCGCCGGCCGGTAA
- a CDS encoding ArsR/SmtB family transcription factor: MTSTNGYDAFEGAGELLRALSAPIRLAIVSELAEGERCVHELVETLGAPQPLVSQHLRVLRGAGVVRGSRRGREIAYALVDEHVAHIVADAVSHAGEGPA; this comes from the coding sequence GTGACGAGCACCAACGGGTACGACGCCTTCGAGGGCGCGGGCGAGCTGCTGCGCGCCCTCTCGGCCCCGATCCGGCTCGCCATCGTCAGCGAGCTGGCCGAGGGTGAGCGCTGCGTGCACGAGCTGGTCGAGACGCTCGGCGCCCCGCAGCCGCTGGTCTCCCAGCACCTGCGGGTGCTGCGCGGCGCCGGGGTGGTGCGCGGCTCGCGACGCGGCCGGGAGATCGCGTACGCGCTTGTCGACGAGCACGTCGCGCACATCGTGGCGGACGCGGTCAGCCACGCCGGGGAGGGACCGGCATGA